The genomic window TGTTTGGAGGCCAGCCGCCCGAGGAAGGCGGCGACGAGAATCGGGATGTCGTCCTTCCGATCCCGAAGAGGAGGCACCTCCAGGCAGACGACATTGAGCCGGAAATAGAGATCCTCCCGGAAGCGGCCCTCCTTGCTTCGCCGGCGAAGATCGACATTGGTTGTGGAAATGATCCGGACATTCACCTGAACGCTTGCATTGGTCCCGAGAGGCTCGAAGGTCCCCTCTTGGATCACGCGGAGGAGCTTGGCTTGCGCCGGAAGAGGAATCTCCGACACGTCATCCAGGAGCAGGGTGCCTCCGTCCGCGGCCTTGAACCTCCCGTCGCGTCTCTTCACGGCGCCGGTGAAGGCCCCCCGTTCGTATCCAAAGAGTTCCGCCTCGAGGAGGGTTTCCGGAAAAGCAGCGCAGTTCACGGCCACGAAGGGTTTGGCCTCACGCGAGCTGAGCCGGTGAACTTCCCTCGCCAGCAACTCCTTTCCCGTCCCGGTTTCGCCATTGATCAGGACGTTGGATTCGGAGGCCGCCACCACACCGACTTGGTCCAGGAGAAAACGCATCCGGGGCGAGCCGCCCAGGATTGTCCGCGAAGCGTCCAGTTCGCTCAGACGCCGCCGGGCCTCCTCGAGTTCGGAGCGCAGCCGGCTCTCCTCCTGGATTCGGCGGACTCGGATGAGCAGCTCATCGCGGTCGAAGGGCTTGGTGAGGTAATCGTAGGCGCCCTGCTTGACGGCCTTCACGGCATCGGTCACCGACGCGAAAGCCGTCATAAGAATCACCCGCGTTTCCTCACGGCTTTGCCTGATCAGGTGGAAGAGGCTCAAGCCGTCTACCTTGGGCAGACGAATATCCAGAATCACGAGATTGTAGGAGCGGGCTCTCATTTTTCGCTGGGCTTCGGCGCCGTCCGCCGCCGTGTCCACCTCGAACCCTGAATCGTGGAGGAAATCCGAAAGCGTCAGGCGAAGGGAGGCTTCATCCTCGGCAATCAAGATGGTGAAACCGGCTGAATTCGCCAAGGCCGGTTTC from Nitrospirota bacterium includes these protein-coding regions:
- a CDS encoding sigma-54-dependent Fis family transcriptional regulator — translated: MSRIRFWSEPVINVSTMLEWKLRDDSSSDMVGKEKDGGARKPALANSAGFTILIAEDEASLRLTLSDFLHDSGFEVDTAADGAEAQRKMRARSYNLVILDIRLPKVDGLSLFHLIRQSREETRVILMTAFASVTDAVKAVKQGAYDYLTKPFDRDELLIRVRRIQEESRLRSELEEARRRLSELDASRTILGGSPRMRFLLDQVGVVAASESNVLINGETGTGKELLAREVHRLSSREAKPFVAVNCAAFPETLLEAELFGYERGAFTGAVKRRDGRFKAADGGTLLLDDVSEIPLPAQAKLLRVIQEGTFEPLGTNASVQVNVRIISTTNVDLRRRSKEGRFREDLYFRLNVVCLEVPPLRDRKDDIPILVAAFLGRLASKQGSSRQDISPTAWAALTAYAWPGNVRELEHAIEHASILARGGEIDAAHLPEAVRGTSSNALLPDHMAPGSRGLEEVLKSFEREYLSKALQSTGWRRQETADLLGISRKTLWEKLREHGLNPPAEKEEEDEAPRQDG